One genomic window of Mus musculus strain C57BL/6J chromosome 4, GRCm38.p6 C57BL/6J includes the following:
- the Mos gene encoding proto-oncogene serine/threonine-protein kinase mos, whose protein sequence is MPSPLSLCRYLPRELSPSVDSRSCSIPLVAPRKAGKLFLGTTPPRAPGLPRRLAWFSIDWEQVCLMHRLGSGGFGSVYKATYHGVPVAIKQVNKCTKDLRASQRSFWAELNIARLRHDNIVRVVAASTRTPEDSNSLGTIIMEFGGNVTLHQVIYGATRSPEPLSCREQLSLGKCLKYSLDVVNGLLFLHSQSILHLDLKPANILISEQDVCKISDFGCSQKLQDLRCRQASPHHIGGTYTHQAPEILKGEIATPKADIYSFGITLWQMTTREVPYSGEPQYVQYAVVAYNLRPSLAGAVFTASLTGKTLQNIIQSCWEARALQRPGAELLQRDLKAFRGALG, encoded by the coding sequence ATGCCTTCGCCTCTAAGCCTGTGTCGCTACCTCCCTCGTGAGCTGTCGCCATCGGTGGACTCGCGGTCCTGCAGCATTCCTTTGGTGGCCCCGAGGAAGGCAGGGAAGCTCTTCCTGGGGACCACTCCTCCTCGGGCTCCCGGACTGCCACGCCGGCTGGCCTGGTTCTCCATAGACTGGGAACAGGTATGTCTGATGCATAGGCTGGGCTCTGGAGGGTTTGGCTCGGTGTATAAAGCCACTTACCACGGTGTTCCTGTGGCCATCAAGCAAGTAAACAAGTGCACCAAGGACCTACGTGCATCCCAGCGGAGTTTCTGGGCTGAACTGAACATTGCAAGACTACGCCACGACAACATAGTTCGGGTTGTGGCTGCCAGCACGCGCACGCCCGAAGACTCCAACAGCCTAGGTACCATAATCATGGAGTTTGGGGGCAACGTGACTCTACACCAAGTCATCTACGGTGCCACCCGCTCACCGGAGCCTCTCAGCTGCAGAGAACAACTGAGTTTGGGGAAGTGCCTCAAGTATTCCCTAGATGTTGTTAACGGCCTGCTTTTTCTCCACTCACAAAGCATTTTGCACTTGGACCTGAAGCCAGCGAACATTTTGATCAGTGAGCAAGACGTTTGTAAGATCAGTGACTTCGGCTGCTCCCAGAAGCTGCAGGATCTGCGGTGCCGGCAGGCGTCCCCTCACCACATAGGGGGCACGTACACGCACCAAGCTCCGGAGATCCTGAAAGGAGAGATTGCCACGCCCAAAGCTGACATCTACTCTTTTGGAATCACCCTGTGGCAGATGACCACCAGGGAGGTGCCTTACTCCGGCGAACCTCAGTACGTGCAGTATGCAGTGGTTGCCTACAATCTGCGCCCCTCACTGGCAGGGGCGGTGTTCACCGCCTCCCTGACTGGAAAGACACTGCAGAACATCATCCAGAGCTGCTGGGAGGCCCGCGCCCTGCAGAGGCCGGGTGCAGAACTGCTCCAAAGGGACCTCAAGGCTTTCCGAGGGGCACTAGGCTGA
- the Plag1 gene encoding zinc finger protein PLAG1 isoform X1, translating into MATVIPGDLSEVRDTQKAPSGKRKRGESKPRKNFPCQLCDKAFNSVEKLKVHSFSHTGERPYKCTHQDCTKAFVSKYKLQRHMATHSPEKTHKCNYCEKMFHRKDHLKNHLHTHDPNKETFKCEECGKSYNTKLGFKRHLALHAATSGDLTCKVCLQNFESTGVLLEHLKSHAGKSSGGVKEKKHQCEHCERRFYTRKDVRRHMVVHTGRKDFLCQYCAQRFGRKDHLTRHMKKSHNQELLKVKTEPVDFLDPFTCNMSVPIKDELLPVMSLPSSELLSKPFTNTLQLNLYNTPFQSMQSSGSAHQMITTLPLGMTCPIDMDAVHPSHHLAFKCPFSSTSYAISIPEKEQPLKGEIESYLMELQGGAPSSSQDSPASSSKLGLEPQSGSPDDGAGDLSLSKSSISISDPLSTPALDFSQLFNFIPLNGPPYNPLSVGSLGMSYSQEEAHSSVSQLPTQTQDLQDPANTVGLSSLHSLSAAFTSSLSSSTTLPRFHQAFQ; encoded by the exons ATGGCCACTGTCATTCCTGGTGATTTGTCAGAAGTAAGAGATACCCAGAAAGCCCCTTCAGGGAAACGTAAGCGTGGTGAAAGCAAACCAAGAAAAAACTTTCCTTGCCAACTGTGTGACAAGGCCTTTAACAGTGTTGAGAAATTAAAGGTTCACTCCTTCTCTCACACGGGAGAGAGGCCCTACAAGTGCACACACCAAGACTGCACCAAGGCCTTTGTTTCTAAGTACAAATTACAAAG GCACATGGCTACTCACTCTCCTGAGAAAACCCACAAGTGTAATTACTGTGAGAAAATGTTTCACCGGAAAGACCATCTGAAGAATCACCTCCATACACATGACCCCAACAAAGAGACCTTTAAATGCGAAGAGTGTGGCAAGAGCTACAATACCAAGCTTGGTTTTAAGCGACACTTGGCCTTGCATGCTGCCACCAGTGGTGACCTCACCTGCAAGGTGTGTTTGCAGAATTTTGAGAGCACAGGTGTGCTCCTAGAGCACCTGAAATCTCACGCGGGCAAGTCATCTGGGGGTGTGAAGGAGAAAAAGCACCAATGTGAGCACTGCGAACGCAGGTTCTACACCCGGAAGGATGTCCGGAGacacatggtggtacacacaggAAGAAAGGACTTCCTCTGTCAGTACTGCGCACAGAGATTTGGACGAAAGGATCACCTCACTCGACACATGAAGAAGAGTCACAATCAGGAGCTTCTGAAGGTCAAAACGGAACCAGTAGATTTCCTGGACCCATTTACCTGCAACATGTCTGTGCCTATAAAAGATGAACTCCTGCCGGTCATGTCCTTACCTTCCAGTGAACTCTTGTCAAAGCCATTCACAAACACTTTGCAGTTAAACCTCTATAACACTCCATTTCAGTCCATGCAGAGCTCTGGGTCTGCTCACCAAATGATAACAACTTTACCTTTGGGAATGACATGCCCCATAGATATGGATGCTGTTCACCCCTCTCATCATCTTGCTTTCAAATGCCCATTCAGTTCTACCTCATACGCAATCTCTATTCCTGAAAAAGAACAGCCATTAAAGGGGGAAATTGAGAGTTACCTGATGGAGCTACAAGGTGGTGCACCATCTTCATCCCAGGATTCTCCAGCATCGTCATCTAAGCTAGGGTTAGAGCCTCAGAGTGGGTCGCCAGATGATGGTGCTGGGGACCTCTCCCTGTCAAAGAGCTCTATCTCTATCAGTGACCCCCTCAGCACACCAGCATTGGATTTCTCTCAGTTGTTCAATTTCATACCATTGAATGGTCCCCCTTATAACCCACTTTCAGTGGGAAGCCTTGGGATGAGCTATTCCCAGGAGGAAGCACACTCTTCTGTCTCTCAGCTGCCCACACAAACACAGGATCTTCAGGACCCTGCAAACACTGTGGGTCTAAGTTCTCTGCACTCACTGTCGGCAGCGTTCACCAGCAGCCTGAGCTCAAGCACTACCTTGCCCCGTTTCCACCAGGCGTTTCAGTAG
- the Plag1 gene encoding zinc finger protein PLAG1 isoform X2 codes for MHMATHSPEKTHKCNYCEKMFHRKDHLKNHLHTHDPNKETFKCEECGKSYNTKLGFKRHLALHAATSGDLTCKVCLQNFESTGVLLEHLKSHAGKSSGGVKEKKHQCEHCERRFYTRKDVRRHMVVHTGRKDFLCQYCAQRFGRKDHLTRHMKKSHNQELLKVKTEPVDFLDPFTCNMSVPIKDELLPVMSLPSSELLSKPFTNTLQLNLYNTPFQSMQSSGSAHQMITTLPLGMTCPIDMDAVHPSHHLAFKCPFSSTSYAISIPEKEQPLKGEIESYLMELQGGAPSSSQDSPASSSKLGLEPQSGSPDDGAGDLSLSKSSISISDPLSTPALDFSQLFNFIPLNGPPYNPLSVGSLGMSYSQEEAHSSVSQLPTQTQDLQDPANTVGLSSLHSLSAAFTSSLSSSTTLPRFHQAFQ; via the coding sequence GCACATGGCTACTCACTCTCCTGAGAAAACCCACAAGTGTAATTACTGTGAGAAAATGTTTCACCGGAAAGACCATCTGAAGAATCACCTCCATACACATGACCCCAACAAAGAGACCTTTAAATGCGAAGAGTGTGGCAAGAGCTACAATACCAAGCTTGGTTTTAAGCGACACTTGGCCTTGCATGCTGCCACCAGTGGTGACCTCACCTGCAAGGTGTGTTTGCAGAATTTTGAGAGCACAGGTGTGCTCCTAGAGCACCTGAAATCTCACGCGGGCAAGTCATCTGGGGGTGTGAAGGAGAAAAAGCACCAATGTGAGCACTGCGAACGCAGGTTCTACACCCGGAAGGATGTCCGGAGacacatggtggtacacacaggAAGAAAGGACTTCCTCTGTCAGTACTGCGCACAGAGATTTGGACGAAAGGATCACCTCACTCGACACATGAAGAAGAGTCACAATCAGGAGCTTCTGAAGGTCAAAACGGAACCAGTAGATTTCCTGGACCCATTTACCTGCAACATGTCTGTGCCTATAAAAGATGAACTCCTGCCGGTCATGTCCTTACCTTCCAGTGAACTCTTGTCAAAGCCATTCACAAACACTTTGCAGTTAAACCTCTATAACACTCCATTTCAGTCCATGCAGAGCTCTGGGTCTGCTCACCAAATGATAACAACTTTACCTTTGGGAATGACATGCCCCATAGATATGGATGCTGTTCACCCCTCTCATCATCTTGCTTTCAAATGCCCATTCAGTTCTACCTCATACGCAATCTCTATTCCTGAAAAAGAACAGCCATTAAAGGGGGAAATTGAGAGTTACCTGATGGAGCTACAAGGTGGTGCACCATCTTCATCCCAGGATTCTCCAGCATCGTCATCTAAGCTAGGGTTAGAGCCTCAGAGTGGGTCGCCAGATGATGGTGCTGGGGACCTCTCCCTGTCAAAGAGCTCTATCTCTATCAGTGACCCCCTCAGCACACCAGCATTGGATTTCTCTCAGTTGTTCAATTTCATACCATTGAATGGTCCCCCTTATAACCCACTTTCAGTGGGAAGCCTTGGGATGAGCTATTCCCAGGAGGAAGCACACTCTTCTGTCTCTCAGCTGCCCACACAAACACAGGATCTTCAGGACCCTGCAAACACTGTGGGTCTAAGTTCTCTGCACTCACTGTCGGCAGCGTTCACCAGCAGCCTGAGCTCAAGCACTACCTTGCCCCGTTTCCACCAGGCGTTTCAGTAG
- the Plag1 gene encoding zinc finger protein PLAG1 isoform X3: MATHSPEKTHKCNYCEKMFHRKDHLKNHLHTHDPNKETFKCEECGKSYNTKLGFKRHLALHAATSGDLTCKVCLQNFESTGVLLEHLKSHAGKSSGGVKEKKHQCEHCERRFYTRKDVRRHMVVHTGRKDFLCQYCAQRFGRKDHLTRHMKKSHNQELLKVKTEPVDFLDPFTCNMSVPIKDELLPVMSLPSSELLSKPFTNTLQLNLYNTPFQSMQSSGSAHQMITTLPLGMTCPIDMDAVHPSHHLAFKCPFSSTSYAISIPEKEQPLKGEIESYLMELQGGAPSSSQDSPASSSKLGLEPQSGSPDDGAGDLSLSKSSISISDPLSTPALDFSQLFNFIPLNGPPYNPLSVGSLGMSYSQEEAHSSVSQLPTQTQDLQDPANTVGLSSLHSLSAAFTSSLSSSTTLPRFHQAFQ, translated from the coding sequence ATGGCTACTCACTCTCCTGAGAAAACCCACAAGTGTAATTACTGTGAGAAAATGTTTCACCGGAAAGACCATCTGAAGAATCACCTCCATACACATGACCCCAACAAAGAGACCTTTAAATGCGAAGAGTGTGGCAAGAGCTACAATACCAAGCTTGGTTTTAAGCGACACTTGGCCTTGCATGCTGCCACCAGTGGTGACCTCACCTGCAAGGTGTGTTTGCAGAATTTTGAGAGCACAGGTGTGCTCCTAGAGCACCTGAAATCTCACGCGGGCAAGTCATCTGGGGGTGTGAAGGAGAAAAAGCACCAATGTGAGCACTGCGAACGCAGGTTCTACACCCGGAAGGATGTCCGGAGacacatggtggtacacacaggAAGAAAGGACTTCCTCTGTCAGTACTGCGCACAGAGATTTGGACGAAAGGATCACCTCACTCGACACATGAAGAAGAGTCACAATCAGGAGCTTCTGAAGGTCAAAACGGAACCAGTAGATTTCCTGGACCCATTTACCTGCAACATGTCTGTGCCTATAAAAGATGAACTCCTGCCGGTCATGTCCTTACCTTCCAGTGAACTCTTGTCAAAGCCATTCACAAACACTTTGCAGTTAAACCTCTATAACACTCCATTTCAGTCCATGCAGAGCTCTGGGTCTGCTCACCAAATGATAACAACTTTACCTTTGGGAATGACATGCCCCATAGATATGGATGCTGTTCACCCCTCTCATCATCTTGCTTTCAAATGCCCATTCAGTTCTACCTCATACGCAATCTCTATTCCTGAAAAAGAACAGCCATTAAAGGGGGAAATTGAGAGTTACCTGATGGAGCTACAAGGTGGTGCACCATCTTCATCCCAGGATTCTCCAGCATCGTCATCTAAGCTAGGGTTAGAGCCTCAGAGTGGGTCGCCAGATGATGGTGCTGGGGACCTCTCCCTGTCAAAGAGCTCTATCTCTATCAGTGACCCCCTCAGCACACCAGCATTGGATTTCTCTCAGTTGTTCAATTTCATACCATTGAATGGTCCCCCTTATAACCCACTTTCAGTGGGAAGCCTTGGGATGAGCTATTCCCAGGAGGAAGCACACTCTTCTGTCTCTCAGCTGCCCACACAAACACAGGATCTTCAGGACCCTGCAAACACTGTGGGTCTAAGTTCTCTGCACTCACTGTCGGCAGCGTTCACCAGCAGCCTGAGCTCAAGCACTACCTTGCCCCGTTTCCACCAGGCGTTTCAGTAG